Proteins encoded by one window of Arachis ipaensis cultivar K30076 chromosome B04, Araip1.1, whole genome shotgun sequence:
- the LOC107638738 gene encoding nuclear inhibitor of protein phosphatase 1 translates to MYGRASSGLDRFKKAQTLEPFSVSATSRNGGGGGGSQSSSKVVGNHASAWTQQNQNSVHQSQQHQQQHASQKGVGVEAAPLLGQTQQSTQVGGGQSTWQPPDWAIEPRAGVFYLEVLKDGQVLDRINLDRRRHIFGRQIQTCDFVLDHQSVSRQHAAVIPHKNGSVYVIDLGSAHGTFVANERLTKDSPVELEVGQSLRFAASTRTYILRKNEAALFPRPPPPTEINFPPPPDPSDEEAVVAYNTLLNRYGINKSDLVSKSGESGGSASSQSKHYPSERAAKRIRKTRVAFRDQVGGELVEVVGISDGADVETEPGPVGVKEGSLVGKYESLVQITVIPKGKEQSSAKEADSSQKGVTDRLQEVLKKVKAPQKTGIYDDLYGESLSVKVGSSWAYSPASSGERANPAKEDGEGNALSGKSESNPSSVDGDDDDDDDLFG, encoded by the exons ATGTATGGAAGAGCATCATCAGGTCTTGATAGGTTTAAGAAAGCTCAGACTTTGGAACCATTCTCTGTTTCTGCGACTTCAAGAAatggtggcggtggcggtggcaGCCAATCCTCAAGTAAAGTAGTTGGCAATCATGCCTCTGCTTGGACTCAACAGAATCAAAATTCTGTCCACCAAtcccaacagcatcagcagcaaCATGCCTCTCAGAAAGGTGTGGGAGTGGAGGCAGCCCCCTTGTTAGGGCAGACTCAGCAGTCAACTCAGGTTGGAGGAGGGCAGTCGACGTGGCAGCCACCGGATTGGGCGATTGAGCCGCGAGCAGGGGTTTTCTACCTGGAAGTTTTGAAGGATGGCCAGGTGCTCGACCGGATTAATCTGGATCGACGGAGGCATATTTTCGGGAGGCAAATCCAGACTTGTGATTTTGTGCTTGATCATCAGTCCGTCTCACGTCAGCATGCTGCCGTTATTCCTCACAAAAATGGGAG TGTATATGTAATTGATTTAGGATCTGCACATGGTACATTCGTTGCAAATGAGCGATTGACTAAGGATTCACCGGTTGAGCTTGAAGTTGGGCAATCATTGCGGTTTGCTGCATCGACAAGAACGTACATATTGAGAAAGAACGAAGCAGCGCTTTTCCCTCGTCCTCCACCACCAACAGAGATCAATTTCCCCCCACCTCCTGACCCATCGGATGAAGAAGCTGTTGTTGCTTATAATACACTTCTAAATCGTTACGGTATCAACAAGTCTGATCTAGTGTCCAAATCAGGTGAGTCTGGTGGCTCAGCAAGTAGCCAAAGTAAGCATTACCCGTCAGAAAGAGCTGCAAAGAGAATTAGGAAGACAAGAGTTGCCTTCAGGGATCAAGTTGGGGGAGAGTTAGTTGAGGTGGTTGGAATTTCGGATGGCGCAGACGTAGAAACAGAACCTGGCCCTGTTGGTGTTAAAGAAGGAAGTCTTGTGGGTAAATATGAATCTCTTGTACAGATTACTGTAATACCAAAGGGAAAAGAGCAGTCCTCTGCCAAGGAGGCTGATTCATCCCAGAAAGGCGTGACTGATAGATTACAAGAAGTGTTAAAGAAGGTGAAAGCCCCACAAAAAACTGGTATTTATGATGACCTTTATGGCGAATCCTTATCTGTGAAGGTTGGATCTTCATGGGCATATTCACCTGCAAGTTCCGGCGAAAGAGCTAATCCTGCTAAAGAGGATGGGGAAGGCAATGCATTGAGTGGAAAATCAGAAAGTAATCCAAGCAGTGTTGatggagatgatgatgatgatgatgatttgttTGGGTGA
- the LOC107635964 gene encoding uncharacterized protein LOC107635964: protein MAWVSWDTMTIPKLEDALGFKDLGVQNLALFAKQCWKVASQPQSLLSRLLKGKYFRYSSIMNAEIGTVPSWGWHSILKGRKVVEKGLVWRVGDGSNIRIFSDAWLAPPHSYVVSSYETSKLQNQPLLMVKDLILSNGK from the coding sequence ATGGCATGGGTTAGTTGGGATACTATGACAATACCGAAACTGGAAGATGCACTAGGTTTTAAGGACCTAGGGGTTCAAAATTTGGCACTATTTGCAAAACAATGTTGGAAGGTTGCCTCTCAACCACAATCACTCCTATCTAGACTCCTCAAAGGTAAATATTTTCGATACAGTTCTATAATGAATGCAGAGATTGGAACAGTACCTTCGTGGGGGTGGCATAGCATATTGAAAGGGCGTAAGGTTGTCGAAAAGGGGCTGGTTTGGCGAGTTGGTGATGGGTCCAATATCCGAATCTTTAGTGATGCTTGGCTTGCTCCTCCACATTCTTATGTTGTTTCTTCATATGAAACTTCCAAACTACAAAATCAACCACTATTGATGGTCAAAGACTTAATACTTTCTAATGGTAAGTGA
- the LOC107638740 gene encoding C2 and GRAM domain-containing protein At1g03370 has product MKLVVRVIEAKNLPPTDPNGLSDPYVRLQLGKQRHKTKVIKKCLNPRWDEEFSFRVDDLNEELVISVMDEDKFFNDDFVGQLKVPMSLVFEEEIKSLGTAWYSLQPKTKKIKNKEAGEIRLSIYFQQKNAAVDSYGNGDQLSHPRKSADGATDSPSRSSAASSSSSPSREETTSSKEEKSSAQKTLTGRIAQIFNKGSSDMPSTPSRRSIDSEQFEIIKEEVSEIKTEDASSNETFEEAMSKIQSADQESEIPSNFSGGLLVDQHYMTAPKDLNTLLFSTDSNFLKSLAEVQGSTELQVGPWKFENGGDCLKRLVSYTKAPSKLIKAVKAFEEHTYLKADGKNFAVLASVSTPEVMYGSTFKVELLYLITPGPELPSGEQCSHLVISWRMNFLQSTMMKGMIENGARQGMKESFDQYATLLSQMVKPVDMKDLSSSKEQALASLQAETQSDWKLAVQYFANFIVLSTVLMGLYVLVHIWLSAPSTIQGLEFVGLDLPDSVGELVVCAVLVLQCERMLGLISRFIQARAQKGSDHGIKAQGDGWLLTVALIEGSNLASVDSSAFSDPYVVFTCNGKTRTSSIKFQKSNPLWNEIFEFDAMDDPPSVLDVEVYDFDGPFDEAVSLGHAEINFLKANISDLADIWVPLEGKLALACQSKLHLRIYLDNTRGANVAKDYLSKMEKEVGKKINLRSPQTNSAFQKLFGLPPEEFLINDFTCHLKRKMPLQGRLFLSARIIGFHANLFGNKTKFFFLWEDIEDIQVIPATFSSMGSPVVVITLRPGRGMDARHGARTQDEQGRLKFHFQSFVSFNVAHRTIMALCKARSLSPEQKVQLVEEESETKTLASEESGTFLGMHDVSMSEIHSCTFPIPASFFMEIFSGRELDRRVMEKSGCLNYSYTPWVSEDNEVFERAIYYKFEKRVSRYKGEVTSTQQRSPLPDGKGWLVEEVMNFHGIPLGDYFSVHLRYQVEDLPAKAKGCKVVVAYGVEWLKSTKHQKRIAKNIVQNLQERLNLMSTVAERELVSK; this is encoded by the exons ATGAAGCTTGTGGTTCGTGTGATTGAGGCAAAGAACTTGCCACCGACGGATCCTAACGGGTTGAGTGACCCATACGTGAGGTTGCAGTTGGGGAAGCAGAGGCACAAGACCAAGGTGATCAAGAAATGCTTGAATCCAAGGTGGGATGAAGAATTTAGCTTTAGGGTTGATGACCTCAATGAAGAGCTTGTGATCTCTGTCATGGATGAAGACAAGTTCTTCAATGATGACTTTGTTGGTCAGCTCAAGGTTCCAATGTCACTTGTCTTTGAAGAGGAGATCAAGTCCCTTGGCACTGCTTGGTACTCTTTGCAACCAAAGACCAAGAAGATCAAGAACAAAGAAGCTG GTGAGATTCGTTTGAGTATATATTTTCAACAGAAGAATGCAGCTGTGGATTCATATGGTAATGGTGATCAATTATCACATCCAAGAAAGTCGGCCGATGGAGCCACTGATTCACCTTCAAGGTCTTCTGCTGCCTCAAGCTCGTCTTCTCCTTCAAGGGAAGAAACTACGTCTTCTAAGGAAGAGAAGTCTAGTGCACAGAAAACACTCACAGGAAGAATTGCTCAAATTTTTAATAAAGGTTCTTCTGATATGCCTTCAACCCCATCCCGCAGAAGCATTGACTCAGAGCAATTCGAAATCATTAAAGAAGAAGTCAGTGAGATCAAGACTGAAGATGCGTCGTCTAATGAAACATTTGAAGAAGCTATGAGTAAAATTCAATCTGCAGATCAAGAAAGTGAAATTCCTAGCAATTTTTCAGGAGGGTTGCTTGTTGATCAACATTATATGACTGCACCCAAAGACTTGAACACATTGCTGTTTTCGACTGATTCAAATTTTCTCAAGTCATTGGCAGAGGTACAGGGTTCTACAGAACTTCAAGTAGGACCTTGGAAGTTTGAGAATGGTGGGGATTGCTTGAAAAGATTAGTTAGTTACACCAAGGCTCCCAGCAAATTAATTAAGGCTGTCAAAGCCTTTGAGGAACACACGTACTTAAAAGCCGATGGGAAGAACTTTGCTGTTTTGGCCAGTGTCAGTACTCCCGAAGTCATGTATGGGAGCACCTTTAAGGTAGAGCTACTCTATTTGATCACTCCTGGACCAGAGTTGCCGTCGGGAGAGCAGTGTTCCCATCTCGTCATATCGTGGCGAATGAATTTCTTGCAAAGTACCATGATGAAAGGAATGATAGAAAATGGGGCTAGGCAGGGTATGAAGGAAAGCTTTGATCAATATGCGACTTTGTTATCTCAAATGGTTAAACCTGTTGATATGAAGGACCTTAGTTCGAGTAAGGAACAAGCTCTAGCATCATTACAAGCGGAGACGCAGTCAGATTGGAAGCTGGCAGTGCAGTATTTTGCTAACTTCATAGTGCTGTCGACAGTGCTCATGGGGTTATATGTCCTTGTCCACATTTGGCTGTCTGCACCGAGTACAATTCAAGGGCTTGAGTTTGTTGGTCTTGACTTGCCAGATTCAGTTGGTGAATTGGTTGTTTGTGCAGTCCTTGTTCTTCAATGTGAACGCATGCTGGGTTTAATCTCACGCTTTATTCAGGCCAGAGCACAAAAGG GTAGTGATCATGGCATAAAAGCACAAGGAGATGGATGGCTGCTAACTGTTGCCTTGATTGAAggaagcaatttagcttctgttgattCCAGTGCCTTCTCCGATCCATATGTTGTTTTCACTTGCAATGGGAAAACAAGAACGAGCTCAATCAAGTTCCAGAAATCCAATCCTTTATGGAATG AAATATTTGAATTCGATGCTATGGATGATCCTCCTTCTGTGCTGGATGTGGAGGTTTATGATTTCGATGGACCCTTCGATGAAGCTGTATCGCTAGGACATGCTGAAATCAATTTTCTTAAAGCAAACATCTCAGATCTTGCTGACATATGGGTTCCACTTGAAGGAAAGTTGGCTCTGGCATGTCAATCGAAGTTGCACTTAAGAATTTACTTGGACAACACTAGAGGAGCCAATGTTGCGAAAGACTACCTAAGTAAAATGGAGAAAGAAGTGGGCAAGAAG ATTAATTTGCGGTCTCCTCAGACAAATTCAGCCTTTCAGAAACTCTTTGGGCTTCCGCCAGAGGAATTTCTCATCAATGACTTTACCTgtcatttaaaaagaaaaatgccACTTCAG GGTCGCCTATTCCTTTCAGCAAGAATAATTGGATTCCATGCCAATTTGTTTGGAAACAAGACAAAGTTCTTTTTTCTTTGGGAGGATATTGAAGACATTCAGGTCATCCCCGCGACATTTTCATCAATGGGGAGTCCGGTCGTTGTCATAACTCTTCGACCGGGTAGAGGTATGGATGCAAGGCATGGTGCCAGGACACAAGATGAACAAGGCCGGCTGAAGTTCCATTTCCAGTCCTTTGTGTCTTTCAATGTTGCACACAG GACTATCATGGCTCTGTGTAAAGCCAGATCCCTCAGTCCTGAACAGAAAGTTCAGCTAGTTGAAGAAGAATCCGAAACCAAAACCCTTGCTAGTGAAGAAAGCGGAACATTCCTTGGCATGCATGATGTTAGCATGTCTGAGATTCATTCTTGCACTTTTCCAATTCCT GCCAGTTTTTTCATGGAGATATTTAGTGGCCGTGAGTTGGACCGTCGGGTCATGGAAAAATCTGGTTGCCTAAACTATTCCTATACCCCTTGGGTATCCGAGGACAACGAAGTCTTTGAAAGGGCAATATATTACAAATTTGAGAAGCGTGTTTCGCGTTATAAAGGTGAAGTGACAAGCACTCAGCAGAGATCTCCCCTTCCAGATGGAAAGGGTTGGCTTGTGGAAGAGGTTATGAACTTTCATGGAATTCCACTTGGTGACTATTTTAGT GTGCACCTTCGATACCAAGTCGAGGATTTACCGGCAAAAGCAAAGGGATGTAAAGTTGTTGTAGCCTATGGAGTTGAATGGCTGAAAAGCACTAAGCATCAGAAAAGAATCGCAAAGAACATTGTACAAAATCTGCAGGAACGTTTAAATTTGATGTCCACCGTAGCCGAGAGGGAGCTTGTATCGAAATAA
- the LOC107638741 gene encoding farnesyl pyrophosphate synthase 1 (The sequence of the model RefSeq protein was modified relative to this genomic sequence to represent the inferred CDS: added 6 bases not found in genome assembly), whose product MADLKSTFLNVYSVLKSELLNDPAFEFSDDARQWIDRMLDYNVPGGKLNRGLSVIDSYKLLKEGEALTDDEIFLASALGWCIEWLQAYFLVLDDIMDNSHTRRGQPCWFRVPKVGLIAANDGVLLRNHIPRILKNHFKGKPYYVDLLDLFNEVEFQTASGQMIDLITTLEGEKDLSKYTLTLHRRIVQYKTAYYSFYLPVACALLMAGENLDNHVDVKNILVEMGTYFQVQDDYLDCFGDPETIGKIGTDIEDFKCSWLVVKALELSNEQQKRILHEHYGKPDPANVAKVKALYNELNLKGVFEEYESQSYEKIVNSIEAHPSKAVQAVLKSFLAKIYKRQK is encoded by the exons ATGGCGGATCTCAAGTCAACATTCCTCAATGTCTACTCCGTTCTCAAATCCGAGCTCCTCAACGACCCCGCTTTCGAGTTCTCCGATGATGCTCGCCAATGGATCGACCGG ATGCTAGACTACAATGTGCCTGGAG GGAAGCTGAACCGTGGATTGTCCGTTATTGACAGCTACAAATTGTTAAAAGAAGGGGAGGCGCTAACTGATGATGAAATTTTCCTTGCTAGTGCTCTTGGTTGGTGTATTGAATGG CTTCAGGCATATTTTCTAGTTCTTGACGACATTATGGACAACTCTCACACACGGCGTGGTCAGCCATGCTGGTTCAGAGTGCCCAAG GTTGGACTGATTGCAGCAAATGATGGAGTTCTACTACGAAATCATATTCCACGTATTCTTAAGAATCACTTCAAGGGAAAGCCATATTACGTTGATCTTCTTGATCTGTTTAATGAG GTTGAGTTTCAAACTGCTTCAGGACAGATGATTGATCTGATCACTACACTTGAAGGAGAAAAAGACCTATCCAAATACACATTAACGCT TCATCGTCGTATTGTTCAGTACAAGACTGCCTATTATTCGTTTTACCTTCCG GTTGCATGCGCATTGCTCATGGCGGGTGAAAATTTGGATAACCATGTTGATGtaaagaacattcttgttgagatGGGAACATACTTTCAAGTACAG GATGATTATTTGGATTGCTTTGGTGATCCCGAAACAATTGGGAAG ATTGGTACTGATATTGAAGATTTCAAGTGCTCTTGGTTGGTTGTGAAAGCATTGGAACTTAGCAATGAACAACAAAAGAGAATTTTACAT GAACATTATGGGAAGCCTGATCCAGCAAATGTGGCTAAAGTGAAGGCCCTGTATAACGAGCTAAATCTTAAG GGTGTATTTGAGGAGTATGAGAGCCAGAGCTATGAGAAGATTGTAAATTCCATTGAAGCTCATCCTAGCAAAGCAGTGCAAGCTGTGCTCAAGTCTTTTTTGGCTAAAATTTACAAGAGGCAG